TATTGGCACGCCAGAGTACATGAGCCCGGAACAATGTCGGGGGGACGAAGTCACACCGCAAAGCGATATCTACAGTCTGGGTGTGATGTTGTATCGCATGTTGACGGGTCATGCCCCATTTGATGGACCACCGAGCGCGATCCTGATGCGGCATCTGGTGGCTGAACCACCGTCTCTTCGAATGCGTCGCCCGAATCTTCCGCCAGTGATTGAAACGCTGACGTTCCGGGCACTGGCGAAAACCCCCGAAGCTCGCTACCTTTCAGCCCTCGACTTTGCCAATGCCTTTACTGAGGCCGTCAGTCAAACCTACACCCCAGACTCAGACCAGATTTACCGGACAGTCTCCCCACCCGAACAACACAAAGACGCGATTGCCTCCCAGACGGTCGTCCTCAGCTCAGCCGATTTAGAGCCGCTCTCACGTGACCCCAACTCTGGACGGGTTTCAATCAAGCAATTACTTCGACAAATTCTCCCACTCAACTCAACTGGAGAAACAGACTGATTGAGTC
This DNA window, taken from Acidobacteriota bacterium, encodes the following:
- a CDS encoding serine/threonine protein kinase, with the translated sequence MSVYRATDQLEGTEIAVKVLHVGVSEADQITRKRFRREAHAMSLVDHPNVIKVFEIADADMGMTFFTMELLIGESLLDFLCRIGPLSLTQAVEIFTPVCQAIHAAHTVGLVHRDIKPGNVFLHRDGQTEAVEDSVGLVKVLDFGIAKPRWEFRSDNEEANVSGEGTIIGTPEYMSPEQCRGDEVTPQSDIYSLGVMLYRMLTGHAPFDGPPSAILMRHLVAEPPSLRMRRPNLPPVIETLTFRALAKTPEARYLSALDFANAFTEAVSQTYTPDSDQIYRTVSPPEQHKDAIASQTVVLSSADLEPLSRDPNSGRVSIKQLLRQILPLNSTGETD